The following DNA comes from Gadus chalcogrammus isolate NIFS_2021 chromosome 12, NIFS_Gcha_1.0, whole genome shotgun sequence.
tttaatatttttatctttttgcttgtataggcctacgttcttattaaattattttattttgtgttcactCTAGTGTAAAGCGtctgagtatttagaaaagcgttTTATAAGTTGAATGTATTACTACTATTATGCCTCCCTTTATTTCCAGGGGCACGGGAATCCCATCAGTCATGAGTGCCTTGGACATAACGGTAGCAGGTGCTCAGGTGTGGCAAGTGGGCTAAACGGTGAGAAATATGGATGTTGTTTAAGCAAGGCATGCAAATGGTACCATCTTATTTATTGGTTTtggaagttgttggttctgtttTAACCAAATCATAATTCAGGTTCAGAAACTAGTATATTTTTAACAAAACTGCACGATGAGATCGACTTTGGTGAAGTAGTAGACGAGATGGTTCAAGAACGCTTCCTCCAGACTAAAGTCGAGGTGAGTTAGCACTTTGATAACACTTTGATTTTGTCATGATGATTGTTTACAGTTTGGTGTAATATTCATCAGGATGACGTATTCTCTTTTCGAGAAAATGATAATGTTTTCAGCCATTTTTAGAAAAACTTCATCAGCAAGCCACTAACGTTGTGGTCAGCTACAATGACATGGACGAGAAAGAGCTTAAGAGGTACCAGCAGACCAGACATGTAATCCTCCATGTCCCAACCCTGCAAGAGCTCCTTCTAAAGATCGGCTTTAGCAAAAATATGGTTTGTAAGGATTACAATTCGCTAAAACTATTttctctgcatagcctccccccctaacccctacaCCACACCCCtattacacacttattgtatggtgTACTTCCTGTCACTCTACgtacacacttattgtttgttgtgtgtcctTGCTCCTGAAAATAGtgcttagttgtgtagcatcttatccaagctatctttgttgtataaggGGAATGGAtaaacctaacaattgttagtacttggttctatgaacatccttactgtaccgacagcgatatatcgttgtttatctttcttctgactaatgtacttattgtaagtctgtttggataaaagcgtctgctaaaggcccCTCAATGTAGTTGTACATGACCTATAATATACACCTGTCGTGTGACAGCCAACAAACCCCTTAACATTATAAAACATTTTGTTCTGCCGCTCCTTTTCACGCTGACATCTACCGCCGGACCAAACAGGAAGAACTTCAGAGCTACCTGATTGCCGCCGACCGGACGTGCTTGTTGTCTGAGAACGAAGCCCTGAAGCTGGAGCTGAACGACGCTCAGAGCAGACACCAGACGGTGGTCAGCGgcctccactcctccctccaGTCCGTCGAGCATGAGAACAAGGGAGCCCAGTACACTTTGCACCAGAACATCAGACACCAACAGGACAGGGTACTAACTGTTTATGACGCGGCATGGATATTGAAAAACCATTCATTGTTGACAATGTTGTTACTTTAAACAATCAATTTGATTTTTGTACGCACCGAATCATGGTGGACACAGACTATTCTTGCGTTATTGCACCATTAATCAACGCTGCATGTTAGACGTTGTGATAACCCTTTCCCTCCATCCGTAATTCCAATATAAAAGGTGATTTTGATGGAGGGAAAGCTAAGTGAATCCGAGAGGCAGGTCATCTCACTGcagcggtatctactggaaagCACCGACAAAGCCCAGATTCTGCAGAAGACCCTGAGCAGCTGCAAGTCGACCCTACAGTCTGCAGAGCAGGACATGGAACTGACAAAGCAGAGAGGACTCGATCTGCAAGCTGCACACAGGGCCTCACAGGACAACAACCAATCGCTGAGACGCAGCCTCCTCGGTGCCGAGGAGCACGCAAAGTCTCTCAGACACAGCGTCGGCGAACTCGAGCGGAAGATCGAGCTCCAGCAGAAGAACCAAGCGTCCGAAGAAGAGGCGGTCAAAGCCCTGAGACGCAGGGTGGATGAATCGAAGGAGAAGGTCTCGTCCCTGGAGGGGAGCCTGAAGGCTTCTGAAGAGAGCGTCTCGTCACTCAGGCAGAGCCTGAGAGCATCGGAAGAGAAGGCCGCCTGCCTCGGGCAGAGCCAGAGGACCTCCGAGGAGAGGTGTCGTTCTCTGCAGCTCAAACTCAACTCGGCCGAGGAGGCCGTCCGAGCGACCCGGGGCTCCCTCGCCGTGGCGGAGTCCGAGGCCGAGAGGCTGAAGGAGGCTCTGGGCTCCTTGGAAGACAAAACCCTGGCGCTGCAGGACACGTTACTGGCCAGCGAGAGCCACTCGAGCGGCGGCGCCGCTCAACGGCGAGCCCTGGAGCGGGGCAAGACGGAGGACCGAGAGAGCCTTCAGGTTCTGATCCGCTCTCTCGTCGGCTGCGAGGAGGAGCATCGCAGCCGAGCCAAGAGGCTGGACCTGGAGCTGAGGCTGACCAAGGAGCGGCTGGCCCTGCTGCAGGACAGCGGGAGCCGGTCGGAGAGCCGCTACGCCCAGGAGACGGCTCGGCTCCAACACCAGCTCCTCAAGGCCGCCAACAAAGGAACGGCCGCCCAGAAGGAGCTCCGAGCCCACGGTGGGTTTTGGTCAAAACTTGAGGAACTCTGCGCCTATTTATTTAAACCAGTTCATTGCCTttcatccctctttctctttctctctgaacGAAGTGGCCGAGCTAAACACCAAGTTGCTGAAGGCGCAAGCAAGTCAAAACAGAGAGCTGGAGGCGGTTGCAGTGGTTGAGAGGGAGCTGCAAGGCACCGTCCTGGACCTCAGGTTTGCTCGTCCGCCGTGTAGTAGTAGAGTAATTTATAACGGTGTTGCGGCCTCACAAACAACTGTGTCATGTTAGACAGACAGGAGCTACACGTTCAAACCAAGGAGAAGGAAGGCGCCCTGCAGTGTCTCAGGATGACACAGAGGGACCTCGCCGAGGTCCAGCACCACCTACAGGTAGACCTGCTGAAGTGCACCCACGGACGTGAGCCGGGAAGAGGACAGTCCACCCCCAGAGAAGCTGAGCAGAGGGTAAAACCGGACACCCCGAAAGCAACGCTGCGTTCCGTCGACCATGAACACGTCCTGACCGACGGGCAAAGAAAGAAGGAGTCGGCAAAGGTATGGGAAATAACAAAACAGTGGCAGAAGCTGGTGAGCATTGAAGTACACCAGTGGTGTTCAACTGTTTAAGTAACGGACCCAAGTAGTACCACCCTGATTTGAATTTTGGAACCACCTGCGGTGGTGTGCACTAGCAACAGACCTGCGTGTGTTCCTGCGTGTGGTCTGTGGACAGGTACACGGTCACGGGCACAGTGTGAGGGAGGGACGCCGGGACGACTCCCCGTGTAGACCGCCCCGCTCGGCGTGGTgggacacgccccctccccccgccgacTCACCGGCCCCGAGCTGTGATTCTACAGGGCCGTCTTCGCCATGGTCCAACGGGTAATGCGGCTGCCATTTAGCATCAAACAATGTCGAATCAACGTCAATAAGGGGACGGGAGACGGCCTCGACAACTGGTTGATATTCAGTCGtagttgtttgtgttgtgttccaAAGTTTAAACAGGGTGTAAAGGCAGTTCACATGAGTCTGTCCCCATCAGTAATGATCCCGTTTATTTGTTTCAGAACACCTTTGACTATGGATGGAAAGGGTGAGGCCTGTTGCCTTACTCAGCTGAAGCCTGCAGAATACTTGCAGAATCTACTAAAGGTGCAGAAAAAGCTCAGGGCACTGCAGTCGAGTAAGTGCAATCAtgaactgcatttatacagtgcttttctaaccggtggccactcaaagcattttacaatattgccaaacattcacccgttcatgcacacattcacacaccgacagcggtgtcaaccatgcaaggcgacagccaatTTATCGTGAgcagttagggtcaggtttcttgctcagggacacctcgacactcagcaacctagaactagcaaccttccgcttACCAGACAACCTGATCTACCTCCTGAGGCACACGCCGCCCCCGGAAATATGGGGGCGAATAATGTAATTTTGCCATAATCCCCCTAATTTGCCTGAAATTATGATAATTTCTGTTATCCCTGTCAATCAACTACATTAATAATACAGGGAAGCATCCACTAAAACCCCTATGCGACTTTCCAATATCATGTGTGTTTAAGACTTGTTTTGTTCTAAATTACTCTATAATTTATGAAGACCACATCCTTTCCCCTTTGTGCCCTACAGTGGATCGCCAGAAGACAATGAACGAGATGCGTCTGCCATAAAGCCTACGCGTCATCTGAAAGTTACACCTAAAAACATGTGTAATAAAGAAACAACTGCACTtaagttttattattttttctgaattcccagatgGAAAAGACAATATGATGGAAAACAAGCCACACAGTTgcttgtgattggtcgatgaatTTATCAGTCAAGAGGCAGGGAGTCCCAATTGGTTGAATCGGTTGTCAATAATCCCGGGTGGCCTTCCTTCCTCATACTGTCTGTGACCGGTGGACCGGAGTCAGCGGTAGGGCAGAAGTGTCCGTTATCCGTTCAGAAGTGGCCTTTATCAAACTTGTCGTGAAAAATGGGGGCCCGCGATGACGAATACGACTATCTTTTCAAAGGTAAGACATTTAAAGATAGGGCAGCGATGCAAACTTTTGGGTGGACGTGAAGTTAGGTGACAGCCGTCACCAGTACGGGGCGAGGAAGTCTCCTAGCTGGCTTGGCTAAGCGCTACTGGCAGCTAACGGAAGGTTTACATTATACGTgtctacattaaaaaaaaaagtttaccagacaacgGTATTTGAATCTAACCAAATGATGCTGCCTGACAACATACGTGTTTCGAGGAGGGGGGTCGGGGTCAGCAATTAGTACGTGTGTGCTAGGTAGCATTAAGTCACACTGATGGAATTCGCTATGGTCAGATGAGTAGTGCGACTCAGCGGCTAACCCGTTAGCATTATAGATGCTAAGCGCACAGCTGAACGAGGCAgttttcatgcgttttattGATGTCGGTCCTACAGAAACAATGTGGTGGACATACGCTTCCTATGCTCTGGACTGAGATGTGAACACTGCGACTGATGTCATCATAGCCATCCCTgcttgtgttgtttattgttgacactgtgtgtgtgtgtgtgtgtgtgcgtttgttttgaGTCAGGTGGGTGTAGTCAACCCCACGGGCCATTAAGACACGTCAATGATGTCATGCGACCTGGCTTTAATTTCAACAGCAATGCACTCACTTTGTAAACGACTTTGTGTACGATCTGTTGTGAGTTCCTCAGTGCAGCGATGTGTTGGGGGATCATGTACAGCTGCAATGCTTTGACTACCAGCTGCAACACTAACGCCCATGTTACCTTGGTAGCGTCTTAATATTTGCTTTGATTGCGGAAACGTTGCGAAACTACAGTTGGCACATCATCAAGAAGGAGCCCGACGCAACGCCCGAGAGCAGAAATGTTTAGACATCCTTGcgatcaacaagtcagcagcgCAATGGAGCAAGACCTGCCACTTCCGTTGAGTGCATCAGATGGCAGCTCCGCGTTGGATGTTGAATAACTCTTCTGCATGAGGTGTAGCAACGGTTCAAAGCTGTAGGCCAGCagcaccatcaaggagtttttGAAAGGATGAGCCAAACATCAATGTCCCAGTATTAATTTAGCTGCTGCGCCACCTGTGTGTATTTTGTcattgccctgtgtgtgtgtgagtgttatatttatgttgtgtgttttcCTTCTAGTTGTACTAATCGGTGACTCAGGAGTAGGGAAGAGCAACCTGCTTTCCCGCTTCACGAGGAATGAGTTCAACCTGGAGAGTAAGAGCACCATCGGGGTGGAGTTCGCTACCCGCAGCCTCCAGGTGGACGGCAAGATGATCAAGGCTCAGATCTGGGACACAGCTGGCCAGGAGCGCTACAGAGCAATCACATCAGCGTGAGTCGGTTTGGTTCGTTTTTGGGAGGACACTATTcctatttctatttttattaatttttttgacTACTGCTTTATTGTCCAAATAGATACACATTTAAATTATTTCTAAGAAGGACTCGTCACGTCACGAGTCATTAATTTGACAATGTttgtgaatatttattttttgttgtggcATTCTCTCAACGATTTCCTTTTTGCCTGCAGTGCATCATAgctaatggggggggggggcttcagttGCAGGTGTTCAAATAGGGGGAGGGGCACCAAGTTACAAGTCTCTGAATTAAGAATTAATATTTACTTATCTCTGAGATGTTCTCAACAGCTGATTTTGTATACGGTTGTGTTCAGTTTctaatttcatttttatttctaGAAGATGGAACCTGGCTATGGCCATGTATGGCTCCATATATTCACTCCTTCCTTGGCCTGCAGGTACTACCGGGGCGCGGTGGGGGCTCTCCTGGTGTACGACATCGCCAAGCACCTGACCTACGAGAACGTGGAGCgctggctgaaggagctgagggACCACGCCGACAACAACATCGTCATCATGCTGGTGGGCAACAAGAGCGACCTGCGCCACCTGCGGGCCGTGCCCACGGACGAGGCCCACGCCTTCTCAGGTGAGGCGCCGGCGGTCCGTCTCGAGAAGCGTGGTGTTGAGAAGAAGCAAGGAATGAACTTTTAAGAgttgttaaaggtgacatattataccacccggtgtgattagccattacaagccgttctgAAGAATGGCCTCTTCTGAAATCCCAAGTgcgcgtgtccacctagatgtgtgctggatggatcagtctaccagcctagcCCGTGGATTGTAGCAAACgatgctcatctatccgtcatagaTCTAGATGGATGCACCTACTTTTGAGGTCAGAAGCGGCAGAATTTCAAAAGAGCtcgtaatggctaatcacactcacacctggtggtacaatatgtCACTTTTATCCGAGCGATTGATAGTGCTTGGTACTTGGTTCTATAAAAATCCTTATTGTACTGACGGCGACATATTGTTTCAACTTCTTCTGAGCAATGTACTCCATAAAAGCATCTGtttaatgccctaaatgtaaatgtgaatgttaACTCAGAACCTGTGTTTTTGTCTCTGTCCACCTCAGAAAAGAACACGCTCTCGTTTATTGAAACCTCCGCCTTGGACTCTACGAATGTAGAAGAAGCGTTTAAGAACATTTTAACAGGTAGGAGGCGTAAACCATACGAACAATATTCTCCCGTGTGCATTTATACGCCTTGCATTCCTATGTCATACCccgtctcctccgtctctctattCAGAGATCTACCGCATCGTGTCACAGAAGCAGATGTCCGACAGATCTTCGCACGACGATTCTCCGGGCAACAACGTGGTGGACATCAGCGTCCCTCCCACCACCGACGGTCTGAAGGGAAACAAACTCCCGTGCTGCCAAAGCCTGTGATGGCGTCCATCACCGTCATCAGTTacttcagcatcatcatcatcatcatcatcatcattaatttcagcatcatcatcattaacttcaccacaaccaccatcaacaccaccatcatcaacaccaccatcaacctcgaCATCATCATATGCCGATGGACTCCCCCTGAAATCTCCTTCTTCCATACAGTTGTGTTCTGCTCCTGAGGGTTCTGACTCCTACGGTGTGTACCTCCtacgtgaagaaaaaaaaaaaagtatctggaGGCCTCGACTGTTGTTCACGACTGACTGTTGGTTCTAGTTCTGTTTGTGTCGTCTGTTTTTGGTTGGCTCGTTGCTTTGCTCTTCTTGCATTTCATTTAGCATTTTCATCTAAGGAGCGTACATCGACACTGATTGTATGACCTAGTCCTTTGGTTGGACTGGCGAGATATCTCAAAGAATTTGTCGTTTTGTACTCCAACTAgcaagtttctttttttttatctgtgaaATGAAAGCATTGCGGTGATATTGTGATGCTATCTTTGTCAAATCTGGATTTGAttgttttctcttttctcttgttCTTCACTTACCTCAGTAGGTGGGGATCTTGGGCGTTTAACAGGGCAGCTTTGCTTTAGAGCTATCTTTCTTTTGTTTGAGCCAAGGTTGTGTGGTCAACACTGAGTATCAGCCGGGGTCCTTAAGTTTGATTGAGGTGATGGGTTGGAGTTTggccaaaatacatcaatagtttatttaattttttctttGACAGCATGAGTTTGCATAAATACCAAAGAAGTTGATTAGATTACTGCAAACATTGGGATGATATCACAGATACGCATGTCtttcaacatttttttttatcattttgttTAATATTAAAAACTTTTACCCTTCCTCAATGCTTTTATTGTCATCAAGCCACCGTTCTTgtaacaataacaacacaatAGCTACATCACTATTCCACCTCTTTCCTAATCAGTTCAATTGGCAATATACCTTACTGCCATATCATAATTGAAACGCTTTCAAGTAGGTTCCTATAGAAAAGTTCCAAGGAATACAATGCTGGGTCCTTATCATATTCATAACAAACTCCCATGCAAATAGTTCCGTGGGAAGCACCTCTAAAAGCTTAGGAATTCTACGGACTTAAGAATGCTTGGCATGTGCATGTTGAGGTCCTGTATGCCCAGCTGTCCTCCAATAGCATGCCACTCCTTCAGGCGGAATCAGGCACAACAGGTGGGGACCATATAGACTGGGTTAGGGGTGTGGACGAGCATAGGTGTGGAGGAGCGGCTAGTGTCTTATCAGTGACTGACCAAACTTTTTAAACGGAATGGAAGAAACTTTTAACTTAACATAAATGTTCAGCCAACATGCAATTAGAAACATTACTAGGATTTAAGTTTAGGTCACCCAGAATGGCTTGGGCTCCCCTAGAATAAATATACAAACCGCGTAAGGTGAACGGTACAAAGCACAGTTAGTCACTATATCCACTTTTTAGCCAATACCTTAGTTTTCCTTGTCCCTTCGACCATAAATAACATTAGTTTGGCTCCGTCTCAGAAGGACAGGCGATGCCCCCTCCCTTCGGAGTATTTTCTTAAAGGGTAACTGCTAGATCCAAGGATCTGTGCGTACAGTGGGCGACTCCTCTTTTCGTTACCAACCAATCACTAATCATAACATACGCTGGGGGGTGCTCGGATTGGTTGTCAACGACCAGCGGCCCCGCCCTCTATACACTCGGGCCCTTGGATTGCCACAACCCGGTTAAACCTACTTTGCTGAGTCTGAGGAAAAGCGGAACCTTGCCTGCTGTTGTATATTGTCAGCTGAGCACAAGCTAGACATGTTGTTAGCCATCTTAGTAAACGCGTTTAAACAACATAGCCTCAACGGCAGGTATCACCCATGTGTGATGTTTAAGTAGTACTATTTGCACGGACGCATCATCTGATAAAATGAAAACGGAGCCAAATTCGAGGTAATTTTTTctattcccccccccacacccagttTAGTCACATAGCTTACCTGCTAACGCTAGCAGGCGACGCGCTAACAACACTGAGAGCTGAGAGGATTGTGGCATGGATGACCTATTACTAGAGTGTGTCTATCTATTATATACTGATGGCAAATGTGAAAGCAAAATGACCAAAACAAGCTATCGACGGCCTAGGTACATAGTCATGGAACGTAATACACACTTGAATGCATGATGTGCTGCTTTGCAATTTGGCCATTAAAGTTGCATTCACACTCGTgtctgtcaaacacacacactgactgacacacacacacacacacacacacacacacacacacacacacacacacacacacacacacacacacacacacacacacacacacacacacacacacacacacactcatgtactTCTGTGTAACTGCATTTTAAACGCATTCACTACAATTGTTGAAGTATGTTGTAAACGGGGGACAGCACTGTAGTTTGCCGTTCCTTATGTATCCACTCTAATAAGTGGAGGTCTCCATACACATTTTCATATCGATACCCACAGACTCACTACCAGCTATTTAAATCCCATTCGACGGATCTGTTGTTGTCACGCAGCGTTATCTGAAGGGCGACAGGCATTTTCCTTTGGCCGCACCTCTAGTCTTTGACTGACTGACTTTGCGATACATGAGAGATTCCTTAAGCCTTAGCTGATAACTATGACTCCGAGCTGCTGAATGGTTACAGTGCAAAACACATGGATGCCAATGGCTAAGATCGTCTTAGTTGTTGCACTGTATCAAATGAGATGTAGACAGAAGAGCAGCATGCTAGTTTGTTATCCATTTATTTATATGCTTTTGCTGTGAAAGAGACATACATGTAATGTGTCATTTAAATCTCAACTCATGATATCAAATTGACAGTGTGGGCCGTGTATTCATTCTCTCAACTTATTTTTCTGGCTCAGTTGGGCCTAACCCTTCCAACCCGTGGGAGAGAGCAGCAGTGccttcttccttctcccccACCGTCAACCCCTCGTCCCTGagactaacccccccccacacacacacacccccccggACCTGCGTGCCACTtccgtaaccatgacaacggggGAATGCTGTCACCTGCCCGGCTCCCTGTGCGACTGCGCCGGGAACGCCGCCCTGTCCAAGGGCGTGGAGGAGGTGTGCGGCGACGGCCAGGCCGCCCAGTACTTCACACAGGTCACCGCCAAAGATGGCCGCCTGCCGTCCACCGTCCTCAAACCTCCGGTCTCACAGAGGTGAGGCTCACGCTGGGAACAGAATTCATGTGTTCAGActagttcacctggactctgcatagcctcccccctcacctccccccctccacccccacacccttcttacgcacttattgtatgttgttgtACGTCCTCACACTTAATCTACGCacatattgtgtgttgtacgtcctagCACTTAAaagtagtacttagcattgtacgtagcatcgtgtagcatcttatcctagctggcTTTGTTGTATACTggaaatgggttaacctagtgattgttagcgctgtgcacttggttctatgaacctccctactgtaccgacagagatatctggttgtttctcttcttctgacaaatgtacttattgcaagttgctttggaaaaaaaacgtctgctaaatgccctaaatgtaaatgtaattgtaaTGGAAGGACTTTAAATTGATGGTAAAAAACTACTTATGGTTTACTGGTTTTCACCCCAGCCGTTATATGGCTCACCAAACATGTCAGTGTGATCTCAGGTAGGCTCAGCTCTCTGGGCATGCCCCCCCCTTATGGACGCAAGGCATGGTAAACGTACTGGAGCACAGGTTAAAAATGTCACTGATTCTGAGCGCACCTCTGCTCCGCCCTCCCAGCGACGGACCCATCTGCCGCATCTGCCACGAGTGCGGCGCCGGCGAGAGCCTCCTGTCCCCCTGTGACTGCACGGGCACCCTGGGCGCCGTGCACAAGAGCTGCCTGGAGCGCTGGCTCTCCGCCTCCAACACCAGCTACTGCGAGCTCTGCCACACGGAGTTCACCATCGagcgccggccccgccccctcacagAGGTAACCCCCCGCCCGACGCAGTGGTTGCACTTTGTGAGAAAAGtcccgatactggtatcggtatcggaacgACTCTTTTGCAAACCTCCTCATTTCCGTTGCTctgtgctcccccccccccccccccccccacacagtgGCTGCGGGACCCCGGCCCCCGGAACGAGAAGAGGACCCTGTTCTGTGACATGGTGTGCTTCCTCTTCATCACACCCCTGGCGGCCATCTCGGGCTGGCTGTGCCTGAGGGGCGCTCAGGACCACCTTCAGCTGGAGAGCCGGCTGGAGGCGGTGGGCCTCATCGCCCTCACCATCGCCCTCTTCACCATCTACGTCCTCTGGACTCTCGTAAGTCACGCCGGGCTTCGTATGGAAGTagagggctgattatggttccacgtcgacgcaacgcaagggggtccAGGGACCTATTATGTCCTTGCGTCTACCGCAAGGGCCCGACGTCATGTGCGCCTCCCAACATGTGTGACCTTGAGTCGAGGCGACGCAGTAGCAGGGGCTGTGGTTGCTCCGCCCACTAAAACCCgatgcagaaccaaaacagccgtggtcattgcgttgcgtggagccataactgagcctttagaTACACAATACACTGTACGAGGCCTTGAAAATAAGCCACAAAGAGCTGAATTCCTTAAGAACCAGATAGGTTGGTTACTGCGGTTACAAGTACTCTTTTATGCACTCTCTCTGTTATCACCCATCACTAATCCAGACGATAAACCATAGGTTACATTGGTTAAAAACTATTCAGAAGAGAGATTCAAATtggtcttgttttttttggatgGTGTGTTAAACATGTACTGTTGCGCAAGTTCTGTCTACGGGCTTGCTTGCCGCATGGAAAGCGAGCTCTGGTAGACTGTTATTGCTCGACACATTGTTGAACAAACGGACTTATGGAAACGTATGACTTGTACAGAAATGACTGGTCAAGGAAAAGGTTGCAGCTAATATGAGCTGTTCCTCTTTTCTGCGGCCGTACGTCACAGCAGTGCTACATAAAGAGGTTTCTACTTAATGCTACCTGAGTTGAgattgctgtctgtctgtctgtgtgcactgTTGTGTCCCTTGCTTCAGTTTTAAATAGCAGAAGTGGACAAACTGCCGTTTTCTCTGCCCCACTGTAACCACTGTTTCCTTGAGAGGATGTAGAACATTAACGAATGACGGAAACTCATTTAGTTTTGGCCGTCTCTCTGTCCACTCCCTGTCTGTCCTTGGCAGGTGTCCTTCCGCTACCACTGCCAGCTTTACTCTGAATGGAGGAGAACCAATCAGAAAGTACAACTGCTCCTCCCCGATGCCAAGGGCTCCCACACTACCCAGCATTCCCTGGTGTCAACCAAACTATTGAAGTCTGCAGACGAGAGCATCGTATGAGATTGAGTGGAGAGCACAGGTAATGTCGCTATGGTAACGCCTGAGGCTTTTGAGAGGAATCCCCGATGGACTTTTAACAAAAA
Coding sequences within:
- the LOC130393065 gene encoding golgin subfamily A member 3-like isoform X2 — its product is MRDHLEQDSLPVKGHGNPISHECLGHNGSRCSSVASGLNGSETSIFLTKLHDEIDFGEVVDEMVQERFLQTKVEPFLEKLHQQATNVVVSYNDMDEKELKRYQQTRHVILHVPTLQELLLKIGFSKNMEELQSYLIAADRTCLLSENEALKLELNDAQSRHQTVVSGLHSSLQSVEHENKGAQYTLHQNIRHQQDRVILMEGKLSESERQVISLQRYLLESTDKAQILQKTLSSCKSTLQSAEQDMELTKQRGLDLQAAHRASQDNNQSLRRSLLGAEEHAKSLRHSVGELERKIELQQKNQASEEEAVKALRRRVDESKEKVSSLEGSLKASEESVSSLRQSLRASEEKAACLGQSQRTSEERCRSLQLKLNSAEEAVRATRGSLAVAESEAERLKEALGSLEDKTLALQDTLLASESHSSGGAAQRRALERGKTEDRESLQVLIRSLVGCEEEHRSRAKRLDLELRLTKERLALLQDSGSRSESRYAQETARLQHQLLKAANKGTAAQKELRAHVAELNTKLLKAQASQNRELEAVAVVERELQGTVLDLRQELHVQTKEKEGALQCLRMTQRDLAEVQHHLQVDLLKCTHGREPGRGQSTPREAEQRVKPDTPKATLRSVDHEHVLTDGQRKKESAKVHGHGHSVREGRRDDSPCRPPRSAWWDTPPPPADSPAPSCDSTGPSSPWSNGTPLTMDGKGEACCLTQLKPAEYLQNLLKVQKKLRALQSMDRQKTMNEMRLP